A window of Longimicrobium sp. contains these coding sequences:
- a CDS encoding M20/M25/M40 family metallo-hydrolase, whose translation MTKLADTPPAVRPARAEARSGAPRAVGARGLALAALAATVAALGLGWLPYVPPAARPATAPAGEFSAARALPHLQRIAQRPRPPGTAAHRDVQLYLQAQLRALGLEPSVQTTTVAGEARGRQNVAATVTNIAARLPGRGGSHQAILLVTHYDGVVGGPGANDAGVPVAALLETLRALRAGPPLRDDVIVLFTDGEESGLLGARAFSEAHPWAKDVRLVLNFDARGTRGPAMMFETSRGNGWLARGFARGADAPVGSSLFYEIYRLLPNDTDFSVFRRGGVAGMNFAYVGGLTGYHTRLDDLASVDARNVQHQGAYALGLARRFGAADLPARAGGDAVFFNVPLLGLVTYGVGWAVPLAAAAFLLLLVVIGRGVRARALRPGRTVLGFFGFLGMLVLLGVVLTGVWQLVRATHAAYAWMPMGETYNGALYFAAFVLLAVAFTGAAHRWARKRLTAAELLASALLAWGVMALAFGLVFPGGGYLWLWPTLSGAAGLWALLRGGAEPDERRLLAAGLGALPALLLMGPVVWLLYLGMTVQAVGLLMVLVALVLGLMLPHLELAQRAGGRAWLLAPALAAVVLLGVAETRSSFDARHPRPNSLFYVMDAARNQAAWASSDAVPDAWTSRFLGANPRPGPLSDYFPAVDYRFLRNAAPAVASPLPPRLQLLSDERRADGRVLRVRVTSQRGAEQVWVNVAPGTEIAASVNGRALGGGDRGGEPWSLRYVGLPAEGIELTLRVKGTGAVSIQAIDRTSGLPALPEVARNPRPAETMSTPILNTLQDATFMAATLVVPAA comes from the coding sequence ATGACGAAACTGGCAGACACCCCCCCGGCGGTCCGTCCCGCGCGGGCGGAGGCACGGAGCGGCGCGCCGCGCGCCGTGGGCGCGCGCGGGCTGGCGCTGGCCGCGCTCGCCGCCACCGTGGCGGCGCTGGGGCTGGGCTGGCTCCCCTACGTTCCCCCCGCGGCCAGGCCCGCGACGGCGCCGGCGGGCGAGTTCTCGGCGGCGCGCGCGCTCCCGCACCTGCAGCGCATCGCGCAGCGGCCGCGCCCGCCCGGCACCGCCGCGCACCGCGACGTGCAGCTCTATCTCCAGGCGCAGCTGCGCGCGCTCGGCCTGGAGCCGTCGGTGCAGACCACGACGGTGGCCGGCGAGGCGCGCGGCCGGCAGAACGTGGCCGCCACCGTCACCAACATCGCGGCCCGGCTCCCCGGGCGCGGCGGCAGCCACCAGGCGATCCTCCTCGTCACCCACTACGACGGCGTGGTGGGCGGCCCCGGCGCCAACGACGCGGGCGTCCCCGTGGCCGCGCTCCTCGAGACGCTGCGCGCGCTCCGCGCCGGACCGCCGCTGCGCGACGACGTCATCGTGCTCTTCACCGACGGCGAGGAGTCCGGCCTGCTGGGGGCGCGCGCGTTCAGCGAGGCGCACCCCTGGGCGAAGGACGTGCGGCTGGTGCTGAACTTCGACGCGCGCGGCACCCGCGGCCCGGCCATGATGTTCGAGACGAGCCGCGGCAACGGCTGGCTGGCGCGCGGGTTCGCCCGGGGCGCCGACGCGCCGGTGGGGAGCTCGCTCTTCTACGAGATCTACCGGCTCCTTCCCAACGACACCGACTTCAGCGTGTTCAGGCGCGGCGGCGTGGCGGGGATGAACTTCGCCTACGTCGGCGGGCTCACCGGGTACCACACCCGGCTCGACGACCTGGCCTCGGTGGACGCGCGCAACGTGCAGCACCAGGGCGCGTACGCGCTGGGGCTCGCGCGCCGCTTCGGCGCCGCCGACCTCCCCGCGCGGGCGGGGGGCGACGCCGTCTTCTTCAACGTTCCCCTGCTCGGCCTGGTCACCTACGGCGTGGGGTGGGCCGTGCCTCTCGCCGCCGCCGCGTTCCTGCTCCTCCTGGTGGTGATCGGCCGGGGGGTGCGCGCCCGCGCGCTGCGGCCGGGGCGCACCGTGCTCGGCTTCTTCGGGTTCCTGGGGATGCTGGTCCTGCTCGGCGTGGTGCTCACCGGCGTGTGGCAGCTGGTCCGCGCCACCCACGCCGCGTACGCCTGGATGCCGATGGGCGAGACGTACAACGGCGCGCTCTACTTCGCCGCGTTCGTCCTCCTCGCCGTCGCCTTCACCGGCGCGGCGCACCGCTGGGCCCGCAAGCGACTCACCGCCGCCGAGCTGCTGGCCTCGGCCCTTCTCGCGTGGGGGGTGATGGCGCTGGCGTTCGGCCTCGTCTTCCCCGGCGGCGGCTATCTCTGGCTCTGGCCCACCCTCTCCGGCGCGGCCGGGCTGTGGGCGCTGCTCCGCGGCGGCGCCGAGCCCGACGAGCGGCGGCTGCTGGCGGCGGGGCTGGGCGCCCTTCCCGCGCTGCTGCTGATGGGACCCGTCGTCTGGCTGCTGTACCTGGGGATGACGGTGCAGGCCGTGGGGCTGCTGATGGTGCTGGTGGCGCTGGTGCTGGGCCTGATGCTCCCGCACCTGGAGCTGGCGCAGCGCGCGGGCGGACGGGCCTGGCTCCTCGCGCCCGCGCTGGCCGCCGTGGTCCTGCTGGGCGTGGCGGAGACGCGGTCGTCGTTCGACGCCCGGCATCCCCGGCCGAACAGCCTCTTCTACGTGATGGACGCGGCGCGCAACCAGGCGGCGTGGGCGAGCAGCGACGCGGTTCCGGACGCGTGGACGTCGCGCTTCCTGGGGGCCAATCCCCGGCCCGGGCCGCTCTCCGACTACTTCCCGGCCGTGGACTACCGCTTCCTGCGGAACGCCGCCCCCGCCGTGGCCTCGCCGCTGCCGCCGCGGCTGCAGCTGCTCTCCGACGAGCGGCGGGCGGACGGACGGGTCCTGCGCGTCCGCGTGACGTCGCAGCGCGGCGCCGAGCAGGTGTGGGTGAACGTGGCGCCGGGGACGGAGATCGCGGCCTCGGTGAACGGCCGCGCGCTGGGCGGCGGCGACCGTGGCGGCGAGCCGTGGAGCCTGCGCTACGTGGGCCTTCCCGCGGAAGGGATCGAGCTGACGCTGCGGGTGAAGGGGACGGGCGCGGTGAGCATCCAGGCGATCGACCGCACCAGCGGCCTCCCGGCGCTCCCGGAGGTCGCGCGGAACCCGCGCCCGGCCGAGACCATGTCGACGCCGATCCTCAACACCCTGCAGGACGCCACCTTCATGGCGGCGACGCTGGTGGTCCCCGCCGCCTGA
- a CDS encoding lantibiotic dehydratase translates to MSDLQYAEAAGLALADRAAEETPPPLPGHLVRVRPGGLAFWRCAGLRGAGFPVADALRLAAPEAAHAADALLEAERRAGEAERALLESINAALDTLRAEGRWDDAAARHPLLDARSRVKAGKLPAGDLPPAIAERVEEARQAREALAPAAAAFERGHAAGLRQTSKVLRELAASDRLREAVTWQNRQALLTALDPLLAAHEDGPRASKQRQHESLLASYVQRYCVKNDTIGFFGPVGWAELVDEGAPIVSRPGPGLVAARRTYFEMWGIEALAASLSAREDYHPWLRPVRIPTIRVDGTVLHHPVYGAVSLPLADAAALSMCDGTRAARDIARVLVRLPGSPLRGEADVFRHLREMESRGLIWFGLYIPWDVHPERVLRRWIEGVGDEALRREAMEKLDALESARGEVSAAAGDWRALGPALGRLDETFTEMTGVAPTRSAGAMYAARTLVYEDCRRDAQVRLGPELLRALDEPLSLLLQSARWVTVECAEICTRVAREIYDDLARSDGSPVVDATRLWLRLTGTFTTRREALFHPAFDELKRRWDGLLAAEPSARRVHARAAELRPRVEAAFPAAAPGWRMARYHSPDLMIAAAGPEAIARGDFHLVMGECHLAANTLAASLFAHQHPAPDTLAAAIGVDLGGAHVVPVEPREFGDFSARTVRALLAPEAFRLEWSRDSLAPRGSPRLPLSALVVEDVGGELRVRSRDGAHRFGILDLVGEPLGGIVTHSFGVLTEGRYVPRRTIDRLVISRETWRFAPAELGFAFEKTEAGRFLGVRRWARAQGLPRFVFTKVPVERKPCFVDLDSAVYAEQFARLVRRQAEQGAPDDLVGVTEMLPAPGDLWLQDAEGRPHVSELRIVVVDHGGTSTGEAAA, encoded by the coding sequence ATGAGTGACCTGCAATACGCGGAGGCGGCCGGGCTCGCGCTCGCCGACCGCGCCGCGGAGGAGACCCCGCCGCCCCTCCCCGGCCACCTGGTCCGCGTCCGTCCCGGCGGGCTGGCGTTCTGGCGCTGCGCCGGGCTGCGCGGCGCCGGCTTCCCCGTCGCCGACGCGCTGCGGCTGGCCGCGCCCGAGGCCGCTCACGCGGCGGACGCCCTGCTCGAGGCGGAGCGCCGCGCGGGGGAGGCGGAGCGGGCGCTGCTGGAGAGCATCAACGCCGCGCTGGATACGCTGCGCGCGGAGGGGCGCTGGGACGATGCCGCGGCGCGCCACCCGCTCCTCGACGCGCGCTCGCGGGTGAAGGCCGGGAAGCTGCCGGCGGGCGATCTCCCCCCGGCGATAGCGGAGCGGGTGGAGGAGGCTCGACAGGCCCGCGAGGCGCTGGCCCCCGCGGCCGCGGCGTTCGAGCGCGGCCACGCCGCCGGGCTGCGCCAGACGTCGAAGGTGCTGCGCGAGCTCGCCGCCTCCGACCGCCTGCGCGAGGCCGTGACCTGGCAGAACCGCCAGGCGCTGCTCACCGCGCTCGACCCGCTCCTGGCCGCGCACGAGGACGGGCCGCGCGCCTCGAAGCAGCGGCAGCACGAGAGCCTGCTCGCCAGCTACGTGCAGCGCTACTGCGTGAAGAACGACACCATCGGCTTCTTCGGCCCCGTCGGCTGGGCCGAGCTGGTGGACGAGGGCGCGCCGATCGTGTCGCGCCCGGGGCCCGGGCTGGTGGCCGCCCGCCGGACCTACTTCGAGATGTGGGGGATCGAGGCGCTGGCGGCGTCGCTCTCCGCGCGGGAGGACTATCACCCCTGGCTCCGGCCGGTCCGCATCCCCACGATCCGCGTGGACGGCACGGTCCTCCACCACCCCGTCTACGGCGCCGTCTCCCTCCCGCTGGCCGACGCCGCCGCGCTGTCGATGTGCGACGGCACCCGCGCGGCGCGCGACATCGCCCGGGTGCTGGTGCGCCTCCCCGGCAGCCCCCTGCGCGGCGAGGCCGACGTCTTCCGGCACCTGCGGGAGATGGAGAGCCGCGGCCTGATCTGGTTCGGCCTCTACATCCCCTGGGACGTGCACCCCGAGCGGGTGCTGCGGCGCTGGATCGAGGGCGTGGGCGACGAGGCGCTGCGGCGCGAGGCGATGGAGAAGCTCGACGCGCTGGAGTCGGCGCGCGGCGAGGTGAGCGCCGCGGCGGGCGACTGGCGCGCGCTGGGCCCGGCGCTGGGCCGGCTGGACGAGACCTTCACGGAGATGACGGGCGTTGCGCCCACGCGCTCGGCGGGGGCGATGTACGCCGCGCGCACGCTGGTCTACGAGGACTGCCGCCGCGACGCCCAGGTGCGGCTGGGGCCGGAGCTGCTGCGCGCGCTGGACGAGCCGCTGTCGCTGCTGCTGCAGAGCGCGCGCTGGGTGACGGTGGAGTGCGCGGAGATCTGCACGCGCGTGGCGCGGGAGATCTACGACGACCTGGCGCGGAGCGACGGCTCGCCCGTGGTCGACGCCACCCGCCTCTGGCTGCGCCTCACCGGCACCTTCACCACCCGGCGGGAGGCTCTCTTCCACCCCGCCTTCGACGAGCTGAAGCGGCGCTGGGACGGGCTGCTGGCCGCCGAGCCATCGGCGCGCCGCGTCCATGCCCGCGCGGCCGAGCTGCGGCCGCGAGTGGAGGCGGCGTTCCCCGCGGCGGCGCCGGGGTGGCGCATGGCCCGCTACCACTCGCCCGACCTGATGATCGCGGCCGCCGGCCCGGAGGCCATCGCCCGCGGCGACTTCCACCTGGTGATGGGCGAGTGCCACCTGGCCGCCAACACGCTGGCCGCCTCGCTCTTCGCCCACCAGCACCCCGCGCCCGACACGCTGGCGGCGGCCATCGGGGTGGACCTGGGCGGCGCGCACGTGGTGCCCGTGGAGCCCCGCGAGTTCGGCGACTTCTCCGCGCGCACGGTGCGCGCGCTGCTGGCGCCCGAGGCGTTCCGGCTGGAGTGGAGCCGCGATTCGCTGGCGCCCCGCGGCTCGCCCCGCCTTCCCCTCTCCGCGCTGGTGGTGGAGGACGTCGGCGGCGAGCTGCGCGTGCGCTCGCGCGACGGCGCGCACCGCTTCGGGATCCTCGACCTGGTGGGCGAGCCGCTGGGGGGGATCGTCACCCACTCCTTCGGCGTGCTGACCGAGGGGCGGTATGTGCCGCGGCGCACCATCGACCGCCTGGTGATCTCGCGCGAGACCTGGCGCTTTGCCCCCGCCGAGCTGGGCTTCGCCTTCGAGAAGACGGAGGCCGGCCGCTTCCTGGGGGTGCGGCGGTGGGCGCGCGCGCAGGGGCTCCCCCGCTTCGTCTTCACCAAGGTCCCCGTGGAGCGCAAGCCCTGCTTCGTGGACCTCGACAGCGCGGTCTACGCCGAGCAGTTCGCCCGCCTGGTGCGCCGCCAGGCCGAGCAGGGGGCGCCGGACGACCTGGTGGGCGTCACCGAGATGCTCCCCGCTCCCGGCGACCTCTGGCTGCAGGATGCCGAGGGACGCCCCCACGTCAGCGAGCTGCGCATCGTCGTCGTCGACCACGGCGGCACCTCGACGGGCGAGGCCGCCGCATGA
- a CDS encoding cyclic peptide export ABC transporter — MPHFVTLLSFLLRQSDHPGRAARRLAAVVALGVVGGAASTVLLTLINNMLAHPARNDARAWAAFGALCVLLPVSRFVSQVLLIRLTQATASELRLRLTRKIISAPLRRLETLGAPRMLASLTEDVQTLTLALTNVPMVFLHGTVVVSCLAYMAWLSLRVFGLVLAAVVVGIVSYQLPLVWALRHFRQSRQTWDALFGHFRGLVDGTKELKLHHPRRQAFVARQLGPTVAKLRDHNVAGGTIYALANCWGQVLFFVLIGAVLFLAPRMGGVPQPVLTGYTLAILYMLTPLDVLMNQLASLGRGAIAVRAVEELGLSLGEDGREGDAAPAAAPSFRSLEMVGVTHRFHRENEDEVFTLGPIDLALRPGELLFVVGGNGSGKTTFAKLLTALYAPESGEIRLDGRRVGPADADAYRQLFSAVFSDFFLFDVLLGLEGERLDEDARAYLARLHLDRKVRVEEGALSTTELSQGQRKRLALLTAYLEDRPIYLFDEWAADQDPLFKEVFYAQILPGLKARGKAVVVITHDDRYYGVADRIVRLDYGKIVYDGGVEELPLAAAQLAPA, encoded by the coding sequence GTGCCCCACTTCGTAACGCTGCTGTCGTTCCTTCTCCGCCAGTCCGACCATCCCGGGCGCGCGGCGCGACGGCTGGCGGCCGTGGTCGCGCTGGGCGTGGTGGGCGGCGCGGCCAGCACGGTGCTGCTCACGCTGATCAACAACATGCTGGCCCACCCGGCCCGCAACGACGCCCGGGCGTGGGCGGCGTTCGGCGCGCTGTGCGTGCTGCTGCCGGTGTCGCGCTTCGTGTCGCAGGTGCTGCTCATCCGGCTCACCCAGGCCACGGCGTCGGAGCTGCGCCTGCGGCTGACGCGGAAGATCATCTCCGCGCCGCTGCGCCGGCTCGAGACGCTGGGCGCGCCGCGCATGCTGGCGTCGCTCACCGAGGACGTGCAGACGCTCACGCTGGCGCTCACCAACGTGCCGATGGTCTTCCTTCACGGCACGGTGGTGGTCAGCTGCCTGGCGTACATGGCCTGGCTGTCGCTGCGGGTGTTCGGGCTGGTGCTGGCCGCGGTGGTGGTGGGGATCGTCTCCTACCAGCTCCCGCTGGTGTGGGCGCTGCGCCACTTCCGCCAGAGCCGGCAGACCTGGGACGCGCTGTTCGGGCACTTCCGCGGACTGGTCGACGGCACCAAGGAGCTGAAGCTGCACCATCCCCGCCGCCAGGCCTTCGTCGCCCGGCAGCTGGGCCCCACGGTGGCGAAGCTGCGCGACCACAACGTGGCCGGCGGGACGATCTACGCGCTGGCCAACTGCTGGGGGCAGGTGCTGTTCTTCGTGCTGATCGGCGCCGTCCTCTTCCTGGCGCCGCGGATGGGCGGGGTGCCGCAGCCGGTGCTCACCGGCTACACCCTGGCCATCCTCTACATGCTCACCCCGCTCGACGTGCTGATGAACCAGTTGGCCTCGCTGGGCCGCGGGGCCATCGCCGTGCGGGCGGTGGAAGAGCTGGGGCTGTCGCTGGGCGAGGACGGGCGCGAGGGAGATGCCGCGCCGGCTGCGGCGCCGTCGTTCCGCTCGCTGGAGATGGTGGGCGTGACCCACCGCTTCCACCGCGAGAACGAGGACGAGGTCTTCACCCTGGGCCCCATCGACCTGGCGTTGCGGCCGGGCGAGCTCCTCTTCGTGGTGGGCGGCAACGGCAGCGGCAAGACCACCTTCGCCAAGCTGCTGACCGCGCTCTACGCCCCCGAGAGCGGCGAGATCCGCCTGGACGGCCGGCGCGTGGGCCCGGCGGATGCCGACGCGTACCGGCAGCTCTTCTCCGCCGTCTTCTCCGACTTCTTCCTTTTCGACGTGCTCCTCGGCCTGGAGGGCGAGCGGCTCGACGAAGACGCGCGCGCCTACCTGGCGCGCCTGCACCTGGACCGCAAGGTCCGCGTGGAGGAGGGCGCGCTCTCGACCACCGAGCTGTCGCAGGGGCAGCGCAAGCGGCTGGCCCTGCTCACGGCCTACCTGGAAGACCGCCCCATCTACCTGTTCGACGAGTGGGCGGCCGACCAGGACCCGCTGTTCAAGGAGGTGTTCTACGCGCAGATCCTTCCCGGGCTGAAGGCGCGCGGCAAGGCGGTGGTGGTGATCACCCACGACGACCGCTACTACGGCGTGGCCGACCGGATCGTGCGGCTGGACTACGGGAAGATCGTGTACGACGGCGGCGTGGAGGAGCTTCCGCTCGCCGCCGCGCAGCTCGCGCCCGCCTGA
- the sbnA gene encoding 2,3-diaminopropionate biosynthesis protein SbnA → MKTDSHESVLDPPARSAWALEPGVHATNGDGLPAGFSVSGVVLPESGPARDGILATIGNTPLVRLRRALGGVPFRLFAKLEAFNPGGSIKDRPALRIISDALARGEIDAGTTVVEASSGNMGIGLAQVCAYQGLRFVCVVDARTTTQNIDILRAYGAIVDVVTEPHPVTGDLLQAKLDRVRQWLETEPNCFWPNQYANHNNSRSHHRTMAEIVHQAGGHVDYLFCATATCGTLRGCAEYVRQTGLRTRIVAVDAVGSVIFGGRSCKRLIPGHGTARMPELHDPSLGDQFVQVTDLDCVVGCRRLLREEAILAGGSSGGILMALHALRDEIEPHATCVLVFPDRGERYLDTIFSDAWVREHFGAAQLAPFLSPQPTRPTR, encoded by the coding sequence ATGAAAACCGATAGTCACGAAAGCGTGCTCGATCCCCCCGCGCGGTCCGCGTGGGCGCTGGAGCCCGGCGTCCACGCGACGAACGGCGACGGCCTGCCGGCCGGCTTCAGCGTGTCGGGCGTGGTCCTCCCCGAGTCGGGCCCGGCGCGCGACGGGATCCTGGCCACCATCGGCAACACGCCGCTGGTCCGCCTCCGCCGGGCGCTGGGCGGGGTCCCCTTCCGCCTGTTCGCCAAGCTCGAGGCCTTCAACCCCGGCGGGAGCATCAAGGACCGCCCCGCGCTCCGCATCATCTCCGACGCGCTGGCCCGGGGCGAGATCGACGCCGGCACCACCGTCGTGGAAGCCAGCTCGGGGAACATGGGGATCGGGCTGGCGCAGGTGTGCGCCTACCAGGGGCTGCGCTTCGTCTGCGTGGTGGACGCACGGACGACCACGCAGAACATCGACATCCTGCGGGCCTACGGCGCGATTGTCGACGTCGTCACCGAGCCGCATCCCGTGACGGGCGACCTCCTCCAGGCCAAGCTCGACCGGGTGCGCCAGTGGCTGGAGACGGAGCCGAACTGCTTCTGGCCCAACCAGTACGCCAACCACAACAACTCGCGCTCGCACCACCGGACGATGGCCGAGATCGTCCACCAGGCCGGCGGGCACGTGGACTACCTCTTCTGCGCCACCGCCACCTGCGGCACGCTGCGCGGGTGCGCGGAATACGTGCGGCAGACGGGGCTCCGCACCCGCATCGTGGCGGTCGACGCGGTGGGGAGCGTGATCTTCGGCGGCCGCTCGTGCAAGCGCCTGATCCCCGGCCACGGCACCGCGCGCATGCCCGAGCTGCACGATCCCTCGCTCGGCGACCAGTTCGTCCAGGTGACCGACCTCGACTGCGTGGTCGGGTGCCGCCGCCTGCTGCGCGAGGAGGCGATCCTGGCAGGCGGCTCGTCGGGGGGGATCCTGATGGCGCTGCACGCGCTGCGCGACGAGATCGAGCCCCACGCCACCTGCGTGCTGGTCTTCCCCGACCGCGGCGAGCGCTACCTCGACACCATCTTCTCCGACGCCTGGGTGCGCGAGCACTTCGGTGCGGCGCAGCTCGCGCCCTTCCTCTCCCCCCAGCCGACACGGCCGACACGATGA